A genomic window from Aquipuribacter nitratireducens includes:
- a CDS encoding SURF1 family protein, producing the protein MRRALRQPRWLAGLVVAVLFALACVWLAQWQLDRRVQRAERNAAVLANYDAAATDLADLRAVADDGVAPDEEWLPARVRGSYRPADTVLVRNRPQGGSNGYLVAVPFDVAPSDGAVATTLLVVRGWVPAGTDASRPESVPVPPAGQVELLVRLRATESAATRGAPEGQTYRLDVGALLPGDAALDTGYAVLATEDEAEPAGLATLPRPDVDPGPHLAYGVQWYLFAAAGLVIWVVLARRAGRDDTAAGAGGGDDAASPWVYEPGRG; encoded by the coding sequence GTGAGGCGGGCGCTGCGGCAGCCGCGGTGGCTCGCCGGGCTGGTCGTGGCCGTCCTGTTCGCGCTCGCGTGCGTGTGGCTCGCGCAGTGGCAGCTCGACCGCCGGGTGCAGCGCGCCGAGCGCAACGCCGCCGTGCTCGCGAACTACGACGCCGCCGCGACGGACCTCGCCGACCTTCGCGCCGTCGCCGACGACGGGGTGGCGCCCGACGAGGAGTGGCTGCCCGCACGCGTGCGCGGCAGCTACCGGCCCGCGGACACGGTCCTCGTGCGGAACCGGCCGCAGGGCGGCAGCAACGGCTACCTCGTCGCGGTGCCCTTCGACGTCGCGCCGTCCGACGGTGCGGTCGCGACCACGCTCCTCGTGGTCCGGGGCTGGGTGCCCGCCGGGACCGACGCGAGCCGCCCCGAGTCGGTCCCCGTGCCGCCCGCGGGGCAGGTCGAGCTGCTCGTGCGGCTGCGGGCGACGGAGTCCGCCGCGACGCGGGGCGCGCCGGAGGGCCAGACGTACCGGCTCGATGTGGGCGCGCTCCTGCCCGGCGACGCCGCCCTCGACACCGGGTACGCCGTGCTCGCGACCGAGGACGAGGCCGAGCCGGCGGGCCTCGCGACCCTGCCCCGGCCGGACGTCGACCCGGGCCCCCACCTGGCCTACGGCGTCCAGTGGTACCTGTTCGCGGCCGCTGGGCTCGTCATCTGGGTCGTCCTCGCGCGGCGTGCCGGCCGAGACGACACCGCGGCGGGCGCCGGCGGGGGCGACGACGCCGCGTCCCCGTGGGTGTACGAGCCGGGTCGCGGCTGA
- a CDS encoding helix-turn-helix domain-containing protein: MAEIKKGARVTGADRDKLAAKLVKEYEKGASIRSLAESTGRSYGFVHRVLSESDVTLRGRGGATRGAKT; the protein is encoded by the coding sequence GTGGCCGAGATCAAGAAGGGCGCCCGGGTGACGGGGGCCGATCGCGACAAGCTGGCTGCGAAGCTGGTGAAGGAGTACGAGAAGGGCGCGAGCATCCGCTCGCTCGCGGAGAGCACGGGCCGCTCCTACGGCTTCGTCCACCGCGTCCTCAGCGAGTCCGACGTCACCCTGCGGGGGCGGGGCGGGGCCACCCGGGGCGCGAAGACCTGA
- a CDS encoding biopolymer transporter Tol, whose amino-acid sequence MSPLVTPDGRYLVVRGRLWRRADPRLPEDERARLTRELMAARRDKGAAVRRGDDAAREDARRRVEAAKRALGERGPVWWDDGAPDLTRHLARTGPYADWYASVDDHSGQNS is encoded by the coding sequence GTGAGCCCGCTCGTGACGCCCGACGGCCGCTACCTCGTGGTGCGCGGCCGGCTGTGGCGGCGGGCCGACCCGCGGCTGCCCGAGGACGAGCGCGCGCGGCTCACCCGCGAGCTCATGGCCGCCCGGCGCGACAAAGGTGCCGCCGTCCGCCGCGGGGACGACGCCGCGCGGGAGGACGCCCGCCGACGCGTCGAGGCGGCCAAGCGCGCCCTCGGGGAACGCGGACCGGTGTGGTGGGACGACGGCGCGCCCGACCTCACGCGGCACCTCGCGAGGACCGGGCCGTACGCCGACTGGTACGCCTCCGTCGACGACCACAGCGGGCAGAACAGCTAG
- a CDS encoding ABC transporter ATP-binding protein, translating into MGAHSVMRSFSRDPEVARRHVARDTWRRVAGYAAAYRWRIGIFLVLTVVTSLLVVVTPLILQRLVDDGVTEGDRGVVLFLAGLTVVVALVEAAVTLVTRWLSARIGEGLIFDLRTQVFDHVQRQPVAFFTRTQTGSLVTRLNNDVIGAQRAFTTVLSGVLSNVVSVVVVVVTMFALSWQITLASLALVPLFLVPARYVGRRLQSLTRESFALNAELGTRMTERFNVGGALLVRLLGEPATESRQYGERAGRVRDIGIRIAMANRFFVAALALVAALATALTYGIGGLLAISGELTIGTLLALAALLGRLYGPLTGLSNVRVDVMTTVVSFERVFEVLDLPPLVTERDDPVELPDGPLEVRFDDVTFTYPGSEKVSLSSLEQTGAPVTPEGRPVLQGVEFVAAPGSKVALVGPSGAGKTTMTALVARLYDVDGGAVRLGGVDVRDASFASLRQAVGVVTQDAHLFHDTIRENLAYAAPGATEEQMWQALEDAQVAPLVRSLPEGLDTVVGDRGHRLSGGEKQRLAIARLLLRDPGVVVLDEATAHLDSGSEAAVQAALERTLAGRTAVVVAHRLSTVRDADLVLVVQDGRIVERGTHATLAGTDGLYATLYRTQLLADLEGATAAEEELAAEAR; encoded by the coding sequence ATGGGCGCGCACAGCGTGATGCGCAGCTTCAGCCGCGACCCCGAGGTCGCGCGCCGCCACGTCGCACGCGACACGTGGCGGCGCGTCGCCGGCTACGCGGCGGCGTACCGGTGGCGGATCGGGATCTTCCTCGTCCTCACCGTCGTGACGTCCCTGCTCGTCGTCGTGACGCCCCTCATCCTCCAGCGCCTCGTCGACGACGGCGTCACCGAGGGCGACCGGGGCGTCGTGCTGTTCCTCGCGGGCCTCACGGTCGTCGTCGCGCTCGTCGAGGCCGCCGTCACCCTCGTGACCCGCTGGCTCTCCGCCCGCATCGGCGAGGGCCTCATCTTCGACCTGCGCACCCAGGTCTTCGACCACGTCCAGCGCCAGCCCGTCGCCTTTTTCACCCGCACGCAGACGGGGTCGCTCGTCACGCGGCTCAACAACGACGTCATCGGCGCCCAGCGCGCGTTCACCACGGTGCTGTCCGGCGTCCTCAGCAACGTCGTGAGCGTCGTCGTCGTGGTCGTCACGATGTTCGCGCTGTCGTGGCAGATCACGCTCGCCTCCCTCGCCCTGGTCCCGCTGTTCCTCGTGCCCGCCCGCTACGTCGGGCGGCGCCTGCAGTCCCTCACCCGCGAGTCGTTCGCGCTCAACGCCGAGCTCGGCACCCGCATGACGGAGCGGTTCAACGTCGGCGGCGCCCTCCTCGTCCGCCTCCTCGGGGAGCCCGCGACGGAGAGCCGGCAGTACGGCGAGCGCGCCGGCCGGGTCCGCGACATCGGCATCCGCATCGCGATGGCGAACCGCTTCTTCGTCGCCGCCCTCGCCCTCGTCGCGGCGCTCGCCACCGCCCTCACGTACGGCATCGGCGGCCTCCTCGCGATCTCCGGCGAGCTCACGATCGGCACCCTGCTCGCGCTCGCGGCCCTGCTCGGGCGCCTCTACGGGCCGCTCACGGGCCTGTCGAACGTCCGCGTCGACGTCATGACGACCGTCGTGTCGTTCGAGCGGGTCTTCGAGGTCCTCGACCTGCCGCCCCTCGTCACGGAGCGGGACGACCCGGTCGAGCTGCCGGACGGGCCGCTCGAGGTGCGTTTCGACGACGTCACCTTCACCTACCCCGGCTCGGAGAAGGTGTCGCTGTCGTCGCTGGAGCAGACCGGTGCGCCCGTCACGCCGGAGGGGCGGCCGGTCCTCCAGGGGGTCGAGTTCGTCGCGGCGCCCGGCTCGAAGGTCGCGCTCGTCGGGCCGTCCGGGGCCGGCAAGACGACGATGACGGCGCTGGTCGCGCGCCTGTACGACGTGGACGGGGGAGCCGTTCGCCTCGGCGGCGTCGACGTGCGCGACGCCTCGTTCGCCTCGCTCCGCCAGGCGGTCGGGGTCGTCACGCAGGACGCGCACCTGTTCCACGACACCATCCGCGAGAACCTGGCGTACGCCGCGCCCGGGGCGACGGAGGAGCAGATGTGGCAGGCGCTCGAGGACGCGCAGGTCGCACCCCTCGTCCGCTCGCTGCCGGAGGGCCTCGACACCGTGGTGGGCGACCGCGGGCACCGGCTGTCCGGCGGGGAGAAGCAGCGCCTCGCGATCGCCCGGCTCCTGCTCCGCGACCCGGGGGTCGTGGTCCTCGACGAGGCGACCGCCCACCTCGACTCCGGCTCCGAGGCCGCCGTCCAGGCGGCGCTCGAGCGCACGCTCGCCGGTCGGACGGCCGTCGTCGTCGCGCACCGGCTGTCGACGGTCCGCGACGCCGACCTCGTGCTCGTCGTGCAGGACGGGCGGATCGTCGAGCGCGGCACCCACGCCACCCTCGCCGGGACCGACGGCCTCTACGCCACGCTGTACCGCACGCAGCTGCTCGCCGACCTCGAGGGCGCGACGGCGGCCGAGGAGGAGCTCGCCGCCGAGGCGCGCTGA
- a CDS encoding energy-coupling factor ABC transporter ATP-binding protein: MHRPGVAGQGQVYARFDGVRLVVDGYVVLDRIDLALHERRVALVGANGSGKSTLLRCFNALVVPSSGGVVLDLPGTGALDPARSPAAARTAVGFVFTDPDAQVVMPTPAEDVALSLRRLRLPRHERDRRVRQALADVGLADRADVPVGELSSGQRQLLAVAAVLATGPRLLVLDEPTTLLDRRNTRLVRRTVEALDIPVVLATHDLGLAAGCDRVVVVDAGRVVADGAPDPVLDVYRRLMDGD, encoded by the coding sequence GTGCACCGGCCGGGCGTCGCCGGGCAGGGGCAGGTGTACGCCCGCTTCGACGGCGTCCGGCTCGTCGTGGACGGGTACGTCGTGCTCGACCGGATCGACCTCGCGCTCCACGAGCGCAGGGTCGCGCTCGTCGGGGCCAACGGCTCGGGCAAGTCGACGCTGCTGCGCTGCTTCAACGCGCTCGTCGTCCCGTCGTCGGGGGGCGTGGTCCTCGACCTGCCCGGGACGGGCGCGCTCGACCCCGCCCGCTCCCCCGCCGCCGCCCGGACCGCCGTGGGCTTCGTCTTCACCGACCCCGACGCGCAGGTCGTCATGCCGACGCCCGCCGAGGACGTCGCCCTGTCGCTGCGTCGGCTCCGCCTGCCTCGGCACGAGCGGGACCGCCGGGTCCGGCAGGCCCTCGCCGACGTCGGGCTCGCCGACCGCGCCGACGTGCCCGTCGGGGAGCTGTCGAGCGGGCAGCGACAGCTCCTCGCCGTGGCCGCCGTGCTCGCGACGGGGCCGCGACTCCTCGTCCTCGACGAGCCCACGACGCTGCTCGACCGCCGCAACACGCGCCTGGTCCGCCGGACGGTGGAGGCGCTCGACATCCCGGTCGTCCTCGCGACCCACGACCTCGGTCTGGCCGCAGGCTGCGACCGGGTCGTCGTCGTCGACGCCGGTCGTGTCGTCGCCGACGGGGCCCCGGACCCGGTGCTCGACGTGTACCGCCGGCTCATGGACGGGGACTAG
- a CDS encoding ABC-F family ATP-binding cassette domain-containing protein: protein MISVDDVELRAGARLLVSGAGFRVGAGDRVGLVGRNGAGKTTLTKVIAGEAAPAAGTVTRSGTIGYLPQDPRTGDLEQSARTRILSARGLDVLAARLRKAERQMAEGDDATRQRAMDRYARADAEFDAAGGWAAESEAERIASNLGLTARQLDQPIGTLSGGQRRRVELSRILFSGADTLLLDEPTNHLDADSIVWLRERLAAWPGGFVVISHDTGLLEATVTTVVHLDAQRAVLDVYSMGWSAYLKQRELDERRRRRERANAEKKASALQLQAAKMGAKATKAVAAQNMARRAERLLDGLEEVRRADKVAALRFPDPVPCGRVPLTAEGLSRSYGSLEVFTDVSLAIDRGSRVVVLGLNGAGKTTLLRLLSGTEAPDTGEVVPGHGLRLGYYAQEHDTLDPDRTVLENMRTAAPDLDDTRVRTVLGSFLFSGDDVDKPARVLSGGEKTRLALATLVVSGANVLLLDEPTNNLDPASREEVLGALRGYTGAVVLVTHDEGAVDALEPERVLLLPDGDEDLWSTTYRDLVALA, encoded by the coding sequence GTGATCTCCGTCGACGACGTCGAGCTCCGGGCGGGCGCGCGCCTGCTCGTGTCCGGGGCCGGCTTCCGTGTGGGCGCGGGCGACCGTGTCGGCCTCGTCGGTCGCAACGGCGCCGGGAAGACCACGTTGACGAAGGTGATCGCGGGGGAGGCCGCTCCCGCCGCCGGGACCGTCACCCGCAGCGGCACCATCGGCTACCTCCCGCAGGACCCCCGCACGGGCGACCTCGAGCAGTCGGCCCGCACCCGGATCCTGTCCGCGCGCGGGCTCGACGTGCTCGCGGCCCGCCTGCGCAAGGCCGAGCGGCAGATGGCCGAGGGCGACGACGCGACGCGGCAGCGCGCCATGGACCGCTACGCCCGCGCCGACGCGGAGTTCGACGCCGCCGGCGGCTGGGCCGCGGAGAGCGAGGCGGAGCGCATCGCGAGCAACCTCGGGCTCACCGCCCGCCAGCTCGACCAGCCCATCGGCACCCTGTCCGGCGGTCAGCGCCGCCGCGTCGAGCTGAGCCGCATCCTCTTCTCCGGCGCCGACACCCTGCTCCTCGACGAGCCGACGAACCACCTCGACGCCGACAGCATCGTGTGGCTGCGGGAGCGGCTCGCGGCGTGGCCCGGCGGCTTCGTCGTCATCAGCCACGACACCGGCCTGCTCGAGGCGACGGTGACGACGGTCGTCCACCTCGACGCCCAGCGCGCCGTCCTCGACGTCTACTCGATGGGCTGGAGCGCCTACCTCAAGCAGCGCGAGCTCGACGAGCGGCGCCGGCGCCGCGAGCGCGCCAACGCCGAGAAGAAGGCCTCCGCGCTCCAGCTGCAGGCGGCGAAGATGGGGGCGAAGGCGACGAAGGCGGTCGCCGCGCAGAACATGGCCCGCCGGGCCGAGCGCCTCCTCGACGGGCTGGAGGAGGTCCGCCGCGCCGACAAGGTCGCCGCGCTGCGCTTCCCCGACCCCGTCCCGTGCGGCCGGGTGCCGCTGACCGCCGAGGGGCTCAGCCGCTCCTACGGCTCCCTCGAGGTGTTCACCGACGTCTCGCTCGCGATCGACCGCGGGAGCAGGGTTGTCGTGCTCGGGCTCAACGGCGCGGGCAAGACGACGCTGCTGCGGCTGCTGTCGGGCACGGAGGCGCCTGACACGGGCGAGGTCGTGCCGGGTCACGGGCTGCGTCTGGGCTACTACGCCCAGGAGCACGACACCCTCGACCCCGACCGCACGGTGCTGGAGAACATGCGCACCGCCGCCCCCGACCTCGACGACACCCGCGTGCGGACCGTCCTCGGGTCGTTCCTCTTCAGCGGCGACGACGTCGACAAGCCCGCTCGGGTGCTGTCGGGCGGGGAGAAGACCCGGCTCGCGCTCGCGACGCTCGTGGTGTCCGGGGCGAACGTCCTGCTGCTCGACGAGCCGACGAACAACCTCGACCCCGCCAGCCGCGAGGAGGTGCTCGGGGCGCTGCGGGGCTACACCGGGGCCGTCGTCCTCGTCACCCACGACGAGGGGGCCGTCGACGCCCTCGAGCCCGAGCGGGTGCTCCTGCTGCCGGACGGCGACGAGGACCTGTGGAGCACCACGTACCGCGACCTCGTCGCCCTCGCGTGA
- a CDS encoding SDR family oxidoreductase has protein sequence MDCGLDGRVYVVSGGSSGLGLATARELVTEGAKVVLCGRDENRLEEAVASLAAGDRVLAMPGDLADPSTSGRLVASAHARFGRLDGALVSVGGPPAARAFEASDEQWRSAFESVFLGALRLTTAVARSAGFEGASVVLVLSTSARQPITGLGISNGLRPGLAMVAKELADELGPSGVRVNALLPGRFDTDRVREIEEATGDPTAARQAFEEGVPLRRVGMPEEFAKVATFLLSPAASYVTGTAVAVDGGLTRSP, from the coding sequence ATGGACTGCGGACTGGACGGACGGGTCTACGTCGTCTCCGGCGGCTCGTCGGGGCTCGGCCTCGCGACCGCGCGCGAGCTCGTCACCGAGGGCGCGAAGGTCGTGCTGTGCGGGCGGGACGAGAACCGGCTCGAGGAGGCGGTGGCCTCCCTCGCCGCGGGCGACCGTGTGCTCGCCATGCCGGGGGACCTCGCGGACCCCTCGACGTCGGGTCGGCTGGTCGCGAGCGCCCACGCCCGCTTCGGCCGTCTCGACGGGGCGCTCGTCAGCGTCGGGGGCCCGCCCGCGGCCCGCGCGTTCGAGGCGAGCGACGAGCAGTGGCGCTCCGCGTTCGAGTCCGTGTTCCTCGGCGCCCTCCGCCTCACGACGGCCGTCGCGCGCAGCGCCGGCTTCGAGGGCGCCTCGGTCGTCCTCGTCCTGTCGACGTCCGCCCGGCAGCCCATCACGGGCCTCGGCATCAGCAACGGGCTCCGGCCGGGGCTCGCGATGGTGGCGAAGGAGCTCGCCGACGAGCTCGGCCCGTCCGGGGTGCGGGTCAACGCCCTCCTGCCCGGCCGCTTCGACACCGACCGGGTCCGCGAGATCGAGGAGGCCACCGGCGACCCCACCGCCGCGCGCCAGGCGTTCGAGGAGGGCGTGCCGCTGCGCCGGGTCGGCATGCCGGAGGAGTTCGCGAAGGTGGCGACCTTCCTGCTGTCCCCGGCGGCCTCGTACGTCACGGGCACCGCGGTCGCCGTGGACGGTGGTCTCACCCGCTCCCCGTGA
- a CDS encoding DUF3099 domain-containing protein, with translation MDGDGSGRQDPRVIPAEPVVRITTARSSHSEDVSRRMRNYAISMGLRTLCVVGFVVVMPHWSAWLFVPGAVFLPYIAVLLANAGREKTPVRPAGLGPVAPQRAALPPTRDDAA, from the coding sequence ATGGACGGCGACGGTTCCGGCCGGCAGGACCCCCGGGTGATCCCGGCGGAGCCGGTGGTGAGGATCACGACGGCACGCTCCTCGCACTCCGAGGACGTGAGCCGTCGCATGCGCAACTACGCGATCTCCATGGGGCTGCGGACCCTGTGCGTCGTCGGCTTCGTCGTGGTGATGCCGCACTGGTCCGCGTGGCTGTTCGTGCCGGGCGCCGTCTTCCTGCCGTACATCGCGGTGCTGCTGGCGAACGCCGGCCGCGAGAAGACCCCGGTGCGGCCGGCGGGTCTCGGGCCCGTGGCCCCGCAGCGCGCGGCGCTGCCCCCCACCCGTGACGACGCCGCCTGA
- a CDS encoding enoyl-CoA hydratase/isomerase family protein: protein MSGVTLERPRAEVVRVVLDDPDRLNPQTPETWAALTTAARGLPAEVRVVVLTGRGRAFSSGLDRAAMGTLAHLATLDDAALDATIASYQEAFTVWRRPGVLSVAAVAGHAVGAGFQLALACDLRVAADDARFRMAEPSLGLVPDLAGTGPLVRAVGEARAVELCLTGREVGAAEAARLGLVQLVVPRAELDAAVDDLVEAVLATPAGAAAETLDLLRGAAERDAAHQQGLERAAQARRLRSLAAERSGPREAGTSTRG from the coding sequence CTGAGCGGCGTCACCCTCGAACGACCACGCGCCGAGGTCGTCCGCGTCGTCCTCGACGACCCCGACCGGCTCAACCCGCAGACCCCCGAGACGTGGGCGGCCCTCACCACCGCGGCGCGCGGCCTGCCGGCGGAGGTCCGCGTCGTCGTGCTCACCGGGCGCGGCCGCGCGTTCAGCAGCGGGCTCGACCGTGCGGCGATGGGCACTCTCGCCCACCTCGCGACGCTCGACGACGCCGCCCTCGACGCGACGATCGCCTCCTACCAGGAGGCGTTCACCGTATGGCGGCGCCCGGGGGTGCTGAGCGTCGCGGCCGTCGCCGGTCACGCCGTGGGGGCCGGTTTCCAGCTCGCCCTCGCCTGCGACCTCCGCGTGGCCGCGGACGACGCCCGCTTCCGCATGGCGGAGCCCTCGCTCGGCCTCGTGCCCGACCTCGCCGGCACCGGGCCCCTCGTCCGTGCCGTCGGCGAGGCCCGTGCCGTCGAGCTGTGCCTCACCGGCCGCGAGGTCGGGGCCGCGGAGGCGGCGCGGCTCGGCCTCGTCCAGCTCGTCGTGCCCCGGGCGGAGCTCGACGCCGCCGTCGACGACCTCGTCGAGGCCGTGCTCGCGACCCCCGCCGGGGCCGCCGCCGAGACCCTCGACCTGCTCCGCGGCGCCGCCGAGCGCGACGCCGCGCACCAACAGGGTCTCGAGCGCGCCGCGCAGGCGAGGCGGCTGCGTTCGCTGGCGGCGGAGCGGAGCGGCCCCCGGGAAGCCGGGACGTCCACCCGGGGTTGA
- a CDS encoding biotin transporter BioY produces MTTPAPVEPAATSRTAGRDVALVSVFAALIIVLALVPAVPVGAAGVPITLQSLGVLLAGLVLGPWRGVAAVAVYVALGLAGLPVFAGGVGGLAVLAGPTVGYIIGWLPATFVTGVGAALVLRRRRGRLPGLILAGAAGGVLVTYLGGWLGLQLVAGLDPLAAFLGGVLPFLPGDGLKLVVAAFVAASVHRAFPDVLARRAAGPLPAEAS; encoded by the coding sequence GTGACCACCCCTGCTCCGGTCGAACCCGCCGCGACGTCGCGGACCGCGGGACGCGACGTCGCGCTCGTGTCCGTCTTCGCGGCGCTCATCATCGTGCTCGCCCTCGTCCCCGCCGTCCCGGTCGGCGCCGCGGGCGTGCCCATCACGCTGCAGAGCCTCGGCGTGCTGCTCGCGGGGCTCGTGCTGGGGCCGTGGCGCGGGGTCGCCGCCGTCGCGGTCTACGTCGCGCTCGGGCTCGCCGGGCTGCCTGTGTTCGCCGGTGGGGTCGGCGGTCTCGCGGTGCTCGCCGGGCCGACGGTCGGCTACATCATCGGGTGGCTGCCGGCGACCTTCGTCACCGGGGTGGGGGCCGCGCTCGTGCTGCGTCGGCGGCGAGGACGCCTGCCGGGCCTCATCCTCGCCGGCGCCGCGGGCGGGGTCCTCGTCACGTACCTCGGGGGCTGGCTCGGGCTCCAGCTCGTCGCGGGGCTCGACCCGCTCGCGGCCTTCCTCGGCGGGGTGCTGCCCTTCCTGCCGGGCGACGGGCTCAAGCTCGTCGTCGCCGCCTTCGTCGCCGCGAGCGTCCACCGGGCGTTCCCGGACGTCCTCGCCCGCCGGGCGGCAGGGCCCCTGCCGGCGGAGGCGTCCTGA